A section of the Cryobacterium soli genome encodes:
- a CDS encoding asparaginase, producing the protein MKTQNRPTIALVATGGTIASVPDAHLKGAVPTLTVEDLVASVPGVGDHADITCVQQAQKPSVELDFPDLTALIATCLKAVEAGASGVVITQGTDTIEETSYALDLLWDRPEPIAVTGAMRNPSLAGSDGPANLLAAVQVAANPSARDRGVLVVLNDEIHTARDVIKTHTSSISAFRSWRTGPIGTVDEGEPRFHTSTLRRLGINAPVRSIPRIALVTAVLGDGMSYVEALPDWGYEGVVIEAFGGGHLRSEGMPVMRELVQRIPVVLASRTGAGTVLSRTYAFPGSETELLQAGLISAGSLHPLKARVLLTMLIASGADQTAIRREFSART; encoded by the coding sequence GTGAAGACACAAAATCGGCCCACGATCGCATTGGTCGCCACTGGGGGAACCATCGCTAGTGTGCCGGACGCACACTTGAAGGGTGCAGTGCCGACTCTCACAGTGGAAGACCTTGTAGCGAGTGTGCCCGGGGTGGGCGATCACGCCGACATCACATGCGTACAGCAAGCGCAGAAACCGTCCGTCGAGCTCGATTTCCCAGATCTGACCGCGCTCATCGCCACCTGTCTCAAGGCGGTGGAAGCAGGTGCGTCCGGAGTGGTGATAACACAAGGAACGGACACGATCGAGGAGACGTCATACGCGCTCGACCTCCTGTGGGACCGGCCCGAACCGATCGCAGTCACCGGAGCTATGCGCAACCCCTCACTTGCCGGGTCAGACGGCCCCGCGAATCTGCTCGCCGCCGTACAGGTTGCGGCGAACCCCTCCGCCCGCGACCGGGGTGTTCTTGTCGTGCTGAACGATGAGATCCACACAGCGCGCGACGTGATCAAGACGCACACCTCGTCGATTTCTGCCTTTCGGTCCTGGCGCACGGGCCCCATCGGCACGGTCGATGAAGGTGAGCCCCGCTTTCACACCTCAACCCTCCGACGCCTCGGAATCAATGCCCCTGTGCGTTCCATACCGCGGATCGCACTCGTGACGGCCGTACTCGGGGACGGGATGTCCTATGTGGAGGCCCTTCCTGACTGGGGTTACGAAGGGGTGGTGATAGAGGCCTTCGGAGGCGGGCATCTTCGCTCAGAGGGAATGCCTGTCATGCGTGAGCTGGTGCAACGCATCCCCGTCGTCCTGGCCTCCCGCACCGGCGCAGGGACCGTGCTCTCGCGCACGTATGCCTTCCCAGGCAGCGAAACAGAACTCCTACAAGCGGGTCTCATTTCTGCCGGGTCGTTGCATCCGCTCAAAGCCCGTGTACTGCTGACCATGCTCATCGCTTCTGGAGCCGATCAGACCGCCATCCGGAGAGAATTTTCGGCACGCACCTGA
- a CDS encoding ABC transporter ATP-binding protein yields MSTRHTGADSPGETTLLRVDRLSVRYRNGTQALKTASLTVSTGQRVALVGESGSGKSTLAMAIAGFLREGDLDLVEGTITFQGVTSKPAQSGMLPHATPGIAVVFQDAMTSLDPVWTIGSQLTAIIRTAEGCSRRAARTRADEWLRRVGLTDLKRVVAARPYELSGGMRQRVMIALALASKPRLLIADEPTSALDASLARATMDLLVELAEETGVSLLMVTHDLELCMRYVDQVAVMYQGEIVEAGTTANLSTNAQHPYTKGLLHCVPTLGNAEDEFLPTLATFMMTREEVEL; encoded by the coding sequence ATGTCGACACGACACACCGGAGCGGACTCGCCCGGAGAAACGACTCTTCTCCGAGTCGACCGCCTCAGCGTCCGCTATCGCAACGGAACGCAGGCGCTGAAGACGGCCTCTCTCACGGTGTCCACAGGGCAGCGGGTGGCGCTGGTCGGCGAATCAGGTTCGGGCAAGTCCACCCTCGCAATGGCCATCGCCGGCTTCTTGAGGGAGGGCGACCTCGATCTCGTCGAGGGAACCATCACGTTTCAGGGCGTCACCTCCAAGCCGGCCCAGTCGGGCATGCTTCCACACGCCACCCCGGGAATTGCGGTCGTCTTCCAGGATGCGATGACGTCGCTCGATCCCGTGTGGACCATCGGCAGTCAGCTCACCGCGATCATCCGAACGGCCGAGGGTTGCAGCCGCCGCGCGGCTCGCACCCGGGCCGACGAGTGGTTGAGGCGGGTGGGGCTCACCGACCTGAAGCGAGTCGTCGCGGCCCGCCCGTACGAGCTGTCGGGCGGCATGCGGCAACGCGTGATGATCGCGCTCGCCCTGGCCAGCAAGCCGCGTCTGCTCATTGCCGACGAGCCCACCAGCGCCCTCGACGCGAGCCTCGCCCGCGCCACGATGGACCTGCTTGTCGAGCTTGCCGAGGAGACAGGTGTGTCGCTGCTGATGGTCACGCACGATCTGGAACTCTGCATGCGCTATGTCGACCAGGTCGCCGTCATGTACCAGGGCGAGATCGTCGAGGCCGGAACGACGGCGAACCTCAGCACGAACGCTCAGCACCCCTATACCAAGGGCCTGCTCCACTGCGTCCCCACCCTGGGCAACGCAGAGGACGAATTCCTCCCCACGCTAGCCACATTCATGATGACTCGGGAAGAGGTCGAACTGTGA
- a CDS encoding polysaccharide deacetylase family protein, with the protein MKEIFVSFGVDVDAVAGWLGSYGGADSPSDIQRGIFAGQVGVPRLLTLFERKNIKTTWFIPGHSLETFPDQARMIFDAGHEIGAHGYSHENPVAMTEAQEDAVMEKSVELITALTSQPPKGYVAPWWELSEYTPRLLKKFGFSYDHSQQHKDFVPYYSIVGDSWTPIDYSKHPNEWMVPLQHGKPVDLVEIAANWYVDDLPPMMFIKSSPNSHGFVNPRDIEQMWRDQFDWVYRELDYATFPITIHPDVAGRPQVLLMLERLIEYIGQHEGVKFVTMDEIATDFRTRFPFDQTDRPREY; encoded by the coding sequence GTGAAAGAAATATTCGTCTCCTTCGGTGTGGACGTCGACGCGGTAGCCGGCTGGCTGGGCTCGTATGGCGGCGCCGATTCCCCGTCAGACATCCAGCGCGGCATCTTCGCCGGCCAGGTCGGCGTGCCTCGGCTCCTGACGCTCTTCGAGCGCAAGAACATCAAGACGACCTGGTTCATCCCCGGGCACTCCCTCGAAACGTTCCCTGACCAGGCACGGATGATCTTCGACGCCGGTCACGAGATCGGGGCACACGGCTACAGCCACGAGAACCCCGTCGCGATGACCGAAGCCCAGGAGGACGCGGTCATGGAGAAGTCCGTCGAGCTCATCACGGCGCTGACGTCACAGCCTCCGAAAGGCTATGTCGCACCGTGGTGGGAGCTCAGCGAGTACACCCCGAGACTGCTCAAGAAGTTCGGTTTCTCCTACGACCACAGCCAGCAGCACAAGGACTTCGTGCCGTACTACTCGATCGTCGGCGACTCGTGGACGCCGATCGACTATTCGAAGCACCCCAACGAGTGGATGGTTCCGCTCCAGCACGGAAAGCCGGTCGACCTGGTCGAGATCGCAGCGAACTGGTATGTCGACGACCTGCCTCCCATGATGTTCATCAAGTCGAGTCCCAACAGCCACGGCTTCGTGAACCCGCGCGACATTGAGCAGATGTGGCGCGACCAGTTCGACTGGGTCTACCGCGAACTCGACTATGCAACATTCCCCATCACTATCCACCCGGACGTGGCGGGTCGTCCACAGGTTCTGCTCATGCTCGAGCGGCTGATCGAGTACATCGGTCAACATGAGGGCGTCAAATTCGTCACCATGGACGAGATCGCGACCGATTTCCGGACACGCTTTCCCTTCGACCAAACCGACCGACCGCGCGAGTACTGA
- a CDS encoding M15 family metallopeptidase: MSKTKKLAILSLVLVGALAAAGTFLATTPRDGASAGGELWTADPHVMGAADGLIEEGEAVSPFADDLPAIANLNPELRAAMQNAARDAIADDIDFVVTSGWRSAAYQQSLLDAAVIEYGSLEAAGEFVLSPEQSRHVTGEAVDIGRTDADSWLSQHGADYGLCQIYANEMWHFELATEPGGDCPAQLQNAAG; the protein is encoded by the coding sequence GTGTCGAAGACGAAAAAACTCGCGATTCTGAGCCTGGTGCTGGTCGGCGCCCTGGCGGCCGCTGGAACGTTTCTGGCGACAACGCCCCGTGACGGCGCATCCGCCGGTGGGGAGTTGTGGACCGCTGACCCCCACGTCATGGGTGCCGCAGACGGCCTGATCGAGGAGGGAGAGGCGGTGTCGCCCTTCGCCGACGATCTGCCGGCGATCGCCAACCTCAACCCCGAGCTGCGCGCGGCCATGCAGAACGCCGCCCGTGACGCCATTGCCGACGACATCGACTTCGTCGTCACCAGCGGTTGGCGGAGCGCCGCCTATCAACAGTCCCTGCTCGACGCCGCTGTGATCGAGTACGGCAGCCTCGAGGCGGCGGGGGAGTTCGTGCTCTCCCCCGAGCAGTCCAGGCACGTCACCGGCGAGGCCGTCGACATCGGCCGAACGGATGCAGACAGCTGGCTGAGTCAGCACGGAGCCGATTACGGGCTCTGTCAGATCTACGCCAACGAGATGTGGCACTTCGAGCTCGCGACGGAGCCGGGCGGGGACTGCCCCGCGCAGCTGCAGAACGCCGCCGGGTAG
- a CDS encoding ABC transporter substrate-binding protein, translating into MNRTHKKTRLGRLGAIVGVLTTAGVLLAGCSGAPRNDAATGDTAIMVMPSQATQISWDSGYVNSEDYIDLQTLLNGTLVRMDYVEGEDEGVIKQDISNFAGYLAETYDVSEDGLTYTFHLADGVVSQAGNPLTADDVVWSFQRKFDENTVGISAGLLATAGLTSADQVTKVDDSTVAITIPRASDGLTLLGSLALPMGIVYDSTFLQEQATAEDPYAVKWAATSYDNYGFGPYEIESLTDGAETVLVANEDHVGGAPAIDRIVRRVVPEVGNRLNAVRSGDADVAVALRPSDMASLADNPAVFIPAIATNQRLFLTLVVTKAPFDKVEVRQALSHAVDYERIIKDVYSGQAERQFGFLNPDVTGYTDEGLPKPDYDPAAAKALLTAAGITTPVPVTLTISNADPIASDIAVILRDTASDAGFALSIEELTPAQVSEKQDKQQGEAYIGWGAPWNLSPPYVLQWVNNPGSTDTGWTSQPFTDALERGYAAGDVTSEAAARAWNEAEVIWMQDAPNIPIAGVGPTVAFASDLTGWTWRTDGGVDLSQASFTDAD; encoded by the coding sequence GTGAATCGAACACACAAGAAGACCCGACTTGGTCGCTTGGGCGCGATCGTGGGCGTCCTCACGACTGCAGGCGTGCTGCTTGCCGGATGCAGCGGCGCACCCCGAAACGACGCGGCAACCGGGGACACCGCCATCATGGTGATGCCCAGCCAGGCGACCCAGATCAGTTGGGACTCCGGGTATGTGAACAGTGAGGATTACATCGATCTTCAGACGCTCCTGAACGGCACGCTCGTTCGGATGGACTACGTGGAGGGCGAGGATGAGGGCGTCATCAAGCAGGACATCTCCAACTTCGCCGGCTACCTGGCCGAGACCTACGATGTCAGCGAGGACGGTCTCACGTACACCTTCCATCTCGCTGACGGGGTGGTCAGCCAGGCAGGCAACCCGCTGACCGCCGATGACGTCGTCTGGTCGTTCCAGCGCAAGTTCGACGAGAACACTGTCGGCATCTCAGCAGGTCTCCTCGCGACTGCGGGACTGACCAGCGCGGACCAGGTGACCAAGGTCGACGACTCCACGGTCGCGATCACGATCCCGCGGGCGTCGGACGGCCTGACACTGCTCGGCTCCTTGGCGCTTCCGATGGGAATCGTCTACGACTCCACCTTCCTGCAGGAGCAGGCCACGGCTGAAGACCCCTATGCGGTCAAGTGGGCCGCCACGAGCTACGACAACTACGGATTCGGTCCGTACGAAATCGAGAGTCTCACCGACGGTGCAGAAACCGTGCTCGTTGCGAACGAAGACCACGTCGGCGGGGCCCCCGCGATCGATCGCATCGTACGACGCGTCGTACCCGAAGTCGGCAACCGGCTGAACGCGGTGCGTTCGGGCGACGCTGATGTCGCGGTCGCCCTTCGACCATCCGACATGGCCTCTCTCGCGGACAACCCCGCGGTCTTCATCCCCGCCATCGCCACGAACCAGCGACTCTTCCTCACCCTGGTCGTGACCAAAGCCCCGTTCGACAAGGTGGAAGTACGCCAGGCCCTGTCCCACGCGGTCGACTACGAGCGCATCATCAAGGATGTCTACTCCGGTCAGGCCGAGCGGCAGTTCGGCTTCCTCAATCCCGACGTGACCGGTTACACCGACGAGGGCCTTCCGAAGCCTGACTACGACCCCGCTGCGGCCAAGGCTCTCCTGACCGCCGCCGGCATCACCACGCCGGTTCCGGTGACGCTGACCATCAGTAACGCCGATCCGATCGCCTCGGACATCGCCGTGATCCTTCGCGACACCGCCAGCGACGCAGGCTTCGCGCTCTCCATCGAAGAGCTCACCCCGGCGCAGGTCTCTGAGAAGCAGGACAAGCAACAGGGAGAGGCCTACATCGGCTGGGGTGCGCCCTGGAACCTCTCGCCGCCGTACGTTCTGCAGTGGGTGAACAACCCCGGCAGCACCGACACCGGCTGGACCAGCCAGCCGTTCACAGACGCCCTCGAGCGCGGGTACGCCGCCGGCGATGTGACGTCGGAGGCAGCGGCACGCGCCTGGAACGAGGCTGAGGTCATCTGGATGCAGGACGCCCCCAACATCCCGATCGCCGGCGTGGGTCCGACAGTCGCTTTCGCGAGCGATCTGACCGGCTGGACGTGGCGTACCGACGGCGGCGTGGATCTCTCGCAGGCGTCGTTCACGGATGCCGACTGA
- a CDS encoding ABC transporter permease, giving the protein MTTTAPTVPQRNAASARFRSAASQYRHHWPMLVPLAVVLLIAVFARLITPFDPERGAGSASQPPSATNWFGTDSAGLDVFSRTIAAFQVDLPIALLTALFATVIGIALGLVIGMSESSRGLRAWVGRGLARLIDLMESIPAVVLGLVVVAMFGANATTLVTFMSVVLCAGQTRLTRTEVLRIRREAFVDAGRMAGESEFALTIRHVLPNAAWPALQNSSVIFAISIILTAGLGFIGAGMPPPTPEWGGMIASGASDALAGQWWSAAFPAAALAATVSAFSAAANTVFGRPRA; this is encoded by the coding sequence ATGACCACGACAGCACCCACTGTGCCGCAACGCAACGCGGCGTCGGCCCGTTTCCGGTCGGCCGCCTCCCAGTACCGCCACCACTGGCCGATGCTCGTGCCCCTGGCCGTCGTTCTGCTCATCGCGGTATTCGCCCGGCTCATCACGCCGTTCGATCCCGAACGTGGCGCGGGAAGCGCGTCACAGCCGCCCAGTGCCACGAACTGGTTCGGCACCGATTCCGCGGGTCTGGACGTCTTCTCCCGCACGATAGCCGCCTTTCAGGTCGATCTACCGATTGCCCTGCTCACCGCCCTGTTCGCGACCGTCATCGGGATCGCCCTCGGTCTCGTGATCGGCATGAGCGAGTCATCGCGCGGCCTACGGGCGTGGGTCGGGCGGGGCCTGGCGCGCCTCATCGACCTCATGGAGTCCATCCCCGCGGTCGTGCTCGGTCTTGTGGTGGTGGCGATGTTCGGGGCGAACGCGACAACGCTCGTCACCTTCATGTCAGTGGTCCTCTGCGCCGGACAGACCAGGCTCACACGCACTGAGGTCCTGCGCATCCGCCGCGAGGCTTTCGTCGATGCCGGCCGGATGGCGGGTGAGAGCGAGTTCGCTCTCACTATCCGGCACGTCCTGCCCAACGCCGCCTGGCCGGCGTTGCAGAACTCGTCCGTCATCTTCGCGATCAGCATCATCCTCACCGCCGGACTGGGGTTCATCGGCGCGGGCATGCCGCCGCCCACGCCGGAGTGGGGCGGGATGATCGCCAGCGGCGCCAGCGACGCACTCGCCGGCCAGTGGTGGTCCGCAGCCTTCCCCGCCGCCGCACTCGCGGCGACCGTCTCCGCTTTCTCCGCGGCCGCGAACACCGTCTTCGGACGACCCCGAGCCTGA
- a CDS encoding ABC transporter ATP-binding protein produces the protein MNESDAVQPAVIRAEGVSKSFGTITKHVAVKPTDITFSRGSMTGIVGESGSGKSTLARMLSGLARPTTGAVFYNDIELSGALRQQESRLEMRKTVQFVGQDTTSSFDPRHTLRESLARPARNLLGWSRSVASEAVDDIVSTLGLPVELADRLPHQVSGGQRQRMALARGLITQPDVLICDEVVSALDVSVQAVVLNHLKRICLERGSALVFVSHGLPATAFVSHNVKVMLRGEIVEDGPVAQVLHRPVHHYTASLLAAYGGQNVITEHSA, from the coding sequence GTGAACGAATCCGACGCAGTGCAGCCGGCCGTGATCCGGGCCGAAGGAGTGTCCAAGTCTTTCGGCACGATCACGAAGCACGTTGCCGTGAAACCCACCGACATCACCTTCTCACGCGGTTCGATGACCGGCATCGTCGGTGAATCCGGCTCGGGTAAGTCCACGCTGGCCCGGATGCTCAGCGGTCTGGCGAGGCCGACGACCGGCGCCGTCTTCTATAACGACATCGAACTCTCGGGCGCGCTGCGGCAGCAGGAGAGCCGGCTGGAGATGCGCAAGACCGTTCAGTTCGTCGGCCAGGATACGACATCATCCTTCGACCCCCGCCACACGCTGCGAGAATCCCTCGCCAGGCCCGCCCGCAACCTGCTCGGCTGGTCGCGCTCGGTGGCCTCTGAGGCTGTGGACGACATCGTGTCAACGCTCGGCCTGCCGGTGGAGCTCGCCGATAGGCTGCCGCACCAGGTCTCGGGCGGCCAACGACAACGGATGGCCCTGGCACGCGGCCTCATCACTCAGCCCGACGTGCTGATCTGCGACGAGGTCGTCTCGGCCCTGGACGTGTCGGTGCAGGCCGTTGTGCTGAACCACCTGAAGAGAATCTGCCTTGAGCGAGGTTCAGCTCTGGTCTTCGTCTCGCACGGGCTACCCGCGACCGCATTCGTTTCTCACAACGTGAAGGTGATGCTCCGGGGAGAAATCGTCGAAGACGGTCCGGTGGCACAGGTTCTTCACCGTCCCGTGCACCACTACACCGCTTCCCTACTCGCCGCCTATGGCGGCCAGAACGTCATCACGGAGCACAGCGCATGA
- a CDS encoding LacI family DNA-binding transcriptional regulator: MIDLVPAKGSSLGPIAVEKFTSGVKTPVTLRTIAEMAGVHPSTVSRALRSDAAPNETNRRIAQLADALEYRPDVAAASLRTRRSDAVGVLVHRLTDVVQAILFEAIESTLTEHGYQAIVANTYDDPGEQRRRVELLQSRRVDGLILADAHLDARYVDWVASRGIPFVLVNRHAGGYPAVTLDDYEGGRLVGNHLSDLGHRQVAILRGIEHSSASSERVRGCLDALAARGIAVPPDAIEATTLSASTGRDAVHRVLERHPGVSAVFAVNDFDALGAMIGLRELGREPGIDVAVVGFNDVPVAEAARLTTVRSPHNVMGAAATTMLLDVMQGKTVESVRLAPELIVRATSCPPA; encoded by the coding sequence GTGATCGACCTCGTGCCGGCGAAAGGTTCGTCCTTGGGGCCGATCGCGGTCGAGAAATTCACGTCAGGGGTCAAAACGCCGGTGACGCTTCGAACGATCGCCGAGATGGCTGGCGTCCATCCCTCGACCGTCTCGCGAGCTCTCCGATCAGACGCCGCACCAAACGAAACGAACCGTCGTATCGCCCAGCTCGCCGATGCGCTCGAGTATCGCCCCGATGTCGCCGCGGCGAGTCTTCGTACACGACGGTCGGATGCGGTCGGCGTGCTGGTTCACCGGCTCACGGACGTCGTACAGGCCATCCTTTTCGAAGCCATTGAGTCCACACTGACCGAGCATGGGTATCAGGCGATCGTGGCGAATACCTACGACGACCCGGGCGAGCAGCGTCGGCGGGTCGAACTGCTGCAGAGCCGCAGAGTCGACGGACTGATCCTTGCCGACGCTCATCTCGACGCCCGCTATGTCGACTGGGTGGCGTCGCGGGGCATCCCGTTCGTCTTGGTAAACCGGCACGCGGGCGGATATCCGGCGGTCACCTTGGACGACTACGAAGGCGGCCGGCTGGTGGGGAACCATCTGAGCGATTTGGGGCATCGCCAGGTGGCGATCCTTCGTGGGATCGAGCACTCGAGCGCGTCTTCCGAGCGGGTGAGAGGCTGCCTTGACGCACTGGCTGCTCGGGGAATAGCCGTGCCACCCGACGCGATCGAAGCGACGACCCTGAGCGCATCAACCGGGCGCGATGCCGTGCACCGGGTCCTCGAGCGTCATCCTGGAGTCAGTGCTGTGTTCGCGGTGAACGACTTCGACGCACTTGGCGCGATGATCGGTCTGCGTGAACTCGGTCGCGAACCTGGCATCGATGTTGCCGTCGTGGGTTTCAACGATGTGCCCGTGGCCGAGGCGGCCCGCCTGACTACCGTTCGAAGTCCGCACAACGTGATGGGCGCTGCGGCGACGACGATGTTGCTCGACGTCATGCAGGGCAAGACTGTGGAGAGCGTGCGGCTGGCGCCGGAACTCATCGTTCGCGCCACGAGCTGCCCGCCCGCCTAG
- a CDS encoding aminoglycoside phosphotransferase family protein: MTPEPSTTVLAGGNMNEVHRDGGTVLRTGGPWTPTVHAYLDYLAMAGVDWAPRPLGVEGDRERLTFIDGDVPVYPLPDWVWAESVLTEGAQFLRQLHDASIGFALDYRIWQSRTKVPSEVICHNDFAPHNLAFTDGRLIGAIDFDMCSPGPRLWDIAYFATRAVPLTGVTPPNAPGMEDARRRTQLILDAYGSDASWADVLRVAIIRLHDLADMSRLKADELGKPHLLDEAEGYARDAAFLRAWNG; the protein is encoded by the coding sequence ATGACCCCTGAGCCTTCGACCACCGTTCTGGCCGGCGGCAACATGAACGAGGTCCACCGCGACGGCGGCACCGTGCTGCGCACCGGCGGTCCGTGGACCCCGACCGTGCACGCCTACCTCGACTACCTCGCCATGGCGGGTGTCGACTGGGCGCCGAGGCCCCTCGGTGTCGAGGGCGACCGCGAGCGGTTGACCTTCATCGACGGCGACGTTCCGGTCTACCCGCTGCCCGACTGGGTGTGGGCGGAGAGCGTGCTCACGGAGGGCGCCCAGTTCCTCCGCCAGCTGCACGACGCGAGCATCGGCTTCGCCTTGGACTACCGCATCTGGCAGTCGCGCACCAAGGTGCCCAGCGAGGTGATCTGCCACAACGACTTCGCCCCGCACAACCTCGCGTTCACGGATGGCCGTCTCATTGGCGCGATCGATTTCGACATGTGTTCACCAGGCCCGCGCCTCTGGGACATCGCGTACTTCGCCACGAGGGCGGTGCCGCTCACTGGGGTGACCCCGCCGAACGCTCCCGGCATGGAGGACGCCCGGCGGCGCACCCAGCTGATCCTCGACGCCTACGGGTCGGATGCGTCATGGGCGGATGTGCTGCGAGTCGCGATCATCCGCCTGCACGACCTGGCCGACATGTCGAGGCTGAAGGCCGACGAGCTGGGCAAGCCGCACCTGTTGGACGAGGCCGAGGGTTACGCTCGCGACGCCGCGTTCCTGCGTGCCTGGAACGGCTGA
- a CDS encoding ABC transporter permease yields the protein MPVHLLVFAVLAFGLLRLMPGDPVAAILGDQPFTREDYNRLQESLGLSGSIPEQFLTYLQGLLALDLGTSLVSLRPVSGELAVRIPATVELAALGMVACILVSVIASLLAVVRPKSIVARIMTAYSRAAGAIPDFVLAVLGLIFLYATLRVLPAPMGRLSPGLAQPNTVTGFPFLDTMLQGYWDATGDMAAHLVLPIAVLALSQAPIMTNLLITGLRKSIDSPSTLFRIATGASRFTVYLSVYRRAIPSAVTIAGSIFAGLIGGAIIIEQLFGFVGLGSYASTAVAGSDYPALQGFLLVAAALVLVVFLVIDVLNMIIDPRRRPGAEKED from the coding sequence ATGCCCGTCCACCTGCTTGTCTTCGCCGTTCTGGCGTTCGGACTGCTCAGGTTGATGCCGGGCGACCCGGTGGCGGCCATCCTCGGTGATCAACCGTTCACCCGGGAGGACTACAACAGGCTCCAGGAATCGCTCGGCCTCAGCGGAAGCATCCCCGAACAGTTCTTGACCTACCTTCAGGGACTCCTGGCACTCGACCTCGGTACGTCCTTGGTCTCGTTGCGTCCGGTCAGCGGGGAGCTCGCCGTACGTATCCCCGCCACCGTCGAGCTCGCGGCCCTGGGAATGGTTGCCTGCATTCTGGTGAGCGTGATCGCCTCTCTGCTAGCCGTTGTGCGTCCGAAGAGCATCGTCGCGCGCATCATGACCGCATACTCCCGCGCCGCGGGCGCGATCCCCGACTTCGTTCTCGCGGTACTCGGGCTGATCTTCCTCTACGCGACCTTGCGCGTCCTGCCTGCACCGATGGGGCGACTGAGTCCAGGACTGGCCCAGCCCAACACGGTCACCGGCTTCCCGTTCCTCGACACGATGCTGCAGGGCTACTGGGACGCGACCGGGGACATGGCCGCACATCTTGTTCTGCCTATCGCGGTCCTCGCCCTGTCCCAAGCGCCGATCATGACCAACCTCCTCATCACGGGTCTGCGCAAGTCGATCGACTCACCGTCGACCCTCTTCCGCATCGCGACAGGCGCGAGCCGATTCACCGTGTACCTGAGCGTGTATCGCCGAGCGATTCCGTCCGCGGTGACGATCGCCGGCTCGATCTTCGCCGGCCTGATCGGCGGCGCCATCATCATCGAGCAGCTCTTCGGATTCGTCGGACTCGGCTCCTACGCCTCCACTGCCGTGGCTGGCAGCGACTACCCCGCCCTCCAGGGATTCCTGCTCGTGGCCGCCGCGCTCGTTCTCGTCGTCTTCCTCGTTATCGACGTCCTGAACATGATCATCGACCCCCGCCGCCGGCCCGGCGCGGAAAAGGAGGACTGA
- a CDS encoding SDR family NAD(P)-dependent oxidoreductase has translation MTNSAYGNCLAGRTALVTGAASGIGRGIAEHMVAAGARVVLADRDPKVTDVALSISGETGNAFGVVFDARNEESIEAAVAQAQALLGRIDTLVTSHGILNEHTLDGMPLSQWNEVLQVDLTSVFLLTRAVLPGMLDRGDGRIINVASQLGQKGGAGMSHYAAAKAGVIAMTKSLAQEVSSRGVLANCIAPGPIDTPMVAGISEDWKVAKRAELPLGRFGQIDEVAPTAVMLASSPFGDIYVGQTLGPNSGDVML, from the coding sequence ATGACGAATAGCGCATATGGCAACTGCCTTGCCGGGCGAACTGCCCTGGTGACAGGAGCGGCCAGCGGGATCGGGCGTGGGATCGCTGAGCACATGGTTGCTGCCGGTGCCCGCGTTGTTCTCGCGGACCGTGACCCGAAGGTCACGGATGTGGCCCTGTCGATCTCGGGCGAGACGGGTAACGCGTTCGGAGTCGTTTTTGATGCGCGAAACGAGGAGAGCATCGAGGCCGCGGTGGCGCAGGCGCAGGCTCTGCTCGGACGGATCGACACCCTGGTCACATCACACGGGATCCTCAACGAGCACACTCTCGACGGCATGCCCTTGTCGCAGTGGAATGAGGTTCTGCAGGTGGACCTCACGAGCGTCTTCTTGCTCACTCGCGCAGTGCTACCCGGGATGCTCGACCGAGGTGATGGCCGCATCATCAACGTCGCGTCACAGCTGGGCCAAAAGGGCGGCGCGGGCATGAGCCACTATGCAGCCGCCAAGGCAGGGGTGATCGCGATGACGAAGTCGCTTGCCCAGGAGGTGTCGTCGCGCGGCGTGCTCGCAAATTGCATTGCTCCGGGGCCGATCGACACACCCATGGTCGCCGGCATCAGCGAAGACTGGAAAGTCGCCAAACGGGCGGAACTGCCGCTCGGGCGGTTCGGGCAGATCGACGAGGTCGCGCCGACCGCCGTGATGCTGGCCTCTTCCCCCTTCGGCGACATCTATGTCGGGCAGACCCTGGGTCCCAACAGTGGCGACGTGATGCTGTGA